The proteins below are encoded in one region of Flavobacterium sp. IMCC34852:
- the glyA gene encoding serine hydroxymethyltransferase, with product MQRDEQIFDLILEEQERQIQGIELIASENFVSDQVMEAAGSVLTNKYAEGYPGKRYYGGCEVVDVIEQIAIDRAKALFGAEYVNVQPHSGSQANTAVFAACLKPGDKILGFDLSHGGHLTHGSPVNFSGKLYSPVFYGVEKETGVLNYDKIQEIATQEQPKMIIAGASAYSRDMDFKRFREIADSVGALLLADISHPAGLIAKGLMNDPIPHCHIVTTTTHKTLRGPRGGMIMMGKDFENPWGLTTPKGEIRMMSHVLDMSVFPGNQGGPLEHIIAAKAVAFGEALSDEFFTYAMQVQKNAKAMAEAFVKRGYHLISGGTDNHMMLIDLRNKNISGKDAEIALGKAEITVNKNMVPFDDKSPFVTSGIRVGTPAITTRGLVESDMETIVDLIDRVLTNATNDELLEEIAEEVNDMMSERAIFVY from the coding sequence ATGCAACGCGACGAACAAATTTTTGACTTAATTCTTGAAGAACAAGAAAGACAAATCCAAGGAATAGAACTAATTGCTTCTGAGAACTTTGTAAGTGATCAAGTAATGGAAGCCGCCGGTTCGGTATTAACCAATAAATATGCAGAAGGCTATCCGGGCAAACGATATTACGGTGGCTGCGAAGTAGTAGATGTAATCGAACAAATCGCCATCGATAGAGCAAAAGCTTTATTCGGTGCTGAGTATGTAAATGTGCAACCACATTCAGGATCACAGGCCAACACGGCTGTTTTTGCCGCTTGTTTAAAACCGGGTGATAAAATTTTAGGTTTCGACTTGTCTCACGGCGGACACTTAACCCATGGTTCACCGGTAAACTTTTCAGGGAAATTGTACTCTCCTGTATTTTACGGAGTAGAAAAAGAAACCGGGGTTTTGAACTATGATAAAATTCAAGAAATAGCTACACAAGAGCAACCTAAAATGATTATTGCAGGTGCTTCGGCCTATTCTCGTGATATGGATTTTAAACGTTTCAGAGAAATTGCCGACAGTGTTGGGGCATTATTATTAGCGGATATTTCGCATCCTGCGGGTTTAATTGCCAAAGGATTGATGAATGATCCTATTCCGCATTGTCATATTGTAACTACTACAACGCACAAAACCTTACGCGGTCCAAGAGGCGGAATGATTATGATGGGTAAAGATTTTGAAAATCCATGGGGTTTAACCACGCCAAAAGGAGAAATCAGAATGATGTCACACGTATTGGATATGTCGGTTTTTCCGGGAAATCAGGGCGGACCATTGGAACATATCATTGCCGCGAAAGCAGTAGCGTTTGGCGAAGCTTTATCCGATGAATTTTTTACTTATGCGATGCAGGTTCAAAAAAATGCTAAAGCTATGGCAGAAGCTTTCGTAAAAAGAGGTTACCACTTAATCTCCGGCGGAACCGACAATCATATGATGCTAATTGATTTAAGAAACAAAAATATTTCCGGTAAAGATGCCGAAATTGCTTTAGGCAAAGCCGAAATCACCGTAAACAAAAACATGGTGCCTTTTGACGACAAATCACCATTTGTAACTTCAGGAATTCGTGTTGGAACGCCTGCCATTACCACACGTGGTTTAGTGGAAAGCGATATGGAAACTATAGTGGATTTAATTGACCGAGTATTGACAAATGCTACTAATGATGAGTTATTAGAAGAAATTGCAGAAGAAGTAAACGATATGATGAGCGAAAGAGCAATTTTCGTTTATTAA
- a CDS encoding efflux RND transporter periplasmic adaptor subunit: MKLLKVLCLSYIFLIVSCSQKDNGEIQPTKGSITESVYASGVVKSENQYTVYASVSGVLQKINVSAGQTIVQGQSLFQIESDKAALNTENARLAYQLSNENNRYIQDKIAEMETKVQAAKDKLALDQSVYNRNKNIKQYNVISEVEYERVELAYKNSKSNYEAAVKQLSQLKSQLKNEQSRSNINLKLNEKSQSDFTVKSAISGELFDVLVKEGTLINPQTPLAIIGEKNTYVLELDVDENDMVRVKLGQKLAVTMDSYKGQVFEATVDKIYPIMDVRSRTFKIEAHFTNPPTKLYPNLTAEANIIIQTKKEALTIPKSYLIDNKYVLVNKDEKRQVKVGLSDYRHVEILDGLTAGETIYKPK; this comes from the coding sequence ATGAAATTGCTGAAAGTTCTCTGTTTATCCTACATCTTCCTTATTGTTTCTTGTTCTCAAAAAGACAATGGCGAAATCCAACCCACCAAAGGCAGTATTACCGAAAGCGTTTATGCCTCGGGTGTCGTGAAATCTGAAAATCAATATACGGTTTATGCTTCGGTCAGTGGCGTGCTGCAAAAAATCAATGTCTCGGCAGGGCAAACAATTGTTCAGGGACAATCTTTGTTTCAAATAGAAAGTGACAAAGCGGCGTTGAATACCGAAAATGCCCGATTGGCTTACCAATTGAGCAATGAAAACAACCGCTACATTCAGGATAAGATTGCCGAAATGGAAACCAAAGTTCAAGCGGCCAAAGACAAATTGGCTTTAGATCAATCGGTTTACAACAGAAATAAAAACATCAAACAGTACAATGTGATTTCGGAAGTAGAGTATGAGCGCGTTGAACTGGCGTATAAAAATTCGAAATCCAATTACGAAGCCGCTGTAAAACAGTTGTCTCAATTGAAATCCCAATTGAAAAACGAACAGAGCAGAAGCAATATCAATCTTAAACTCAATGAAAAATCCCAGAGTGATTTTACGGTGAAAAGCGCTATCAGCGGAGAATTATTTGATGTTTTGGTCAAAGAAGGTACTTTGATAAATCCGCAAACGCCTTTGGCCATAATCGGAGAGAAAAATACTTATGTACTCGAATTGGATGTGGATGAAAATGATATGGTTCGGGTAAAATTGGGTCAAAAACTAGCGGTAACCATGGACAGTTACAAAGGGCAAGTTTTTGAAGCTACTGTGGATAAAATCTATCCGATAATGGATGTACGTTCCCGAACCTTTAAAATCGAAGCTCATTTTACCAATCCGCCGACAAAGTTGTATCCAAATCTCACGGCAGAAGCCAATATTATTATTCAAACCAAAAAAGAAGCTTTGACGATTCCTAAAAGCTATTTGATTGATAACAAATATGTTTTGGTCAATAAAGATGAAAAACGTCAGGTTAAAGTTGGCCTAAGCGATTACCGACATGTTGAAATTTTGGATGGATTGACCGCTGGAGAAACCATCTATAAACCTAAGTAA